One window of the Bradyrhizobium sp. NP1 genome contains the following:
- a CDS encoding DUF938 domain-containing protein, whose protein sequence is MADYVVEFGKDTPPLPDGRLDAAAFHRNHVPIWAVLERFLAGQSGDVLEAGSGTGQHVIFFARQSPDIVWWPSDFNDNHLKSIAAWRAHAGLDNVRPPLSIDLSDPAWPSAMREAGGPRDLAAIFCANVIHIAPWRVAEGLFAGAGSGLRADGWLLLYGPFKRDGKHTALSNAVFDTSLRAQDAEWGVRDVGDLERLAAGAGLVLREIVEMPANNLILAFRRQRADDVSA, encoded by the coding sequence ATGGCTGACTATGTCGTCGAATTCGGCAAGGACACGCCGCCTCTGCCGGATGGCCGGCTGGATGCGGCCGCCTTTCATCGCAACCACGTGCCGATCTGGGCCGTGCTCGAACGCTTCCTTGCCGGCCAGAGTGGCGACGTGCTGGAGGCCGGCAGCGGCACCGGGCAGCATGTCATCTTCTTCGCCCGTCAGTCACCCGACATCGTCTGGTGGCCGAGCGACTTCAACGACAATCACCTGAAAAGCATCGCCGCCTGGCGGGCGCATGCGGGCCTTGACAATGTTCGCCCGCCCTTGTCGATCGATCTCTCCGATCCCGCGTGGCCGAGTGCGATGCGCGAGGCTGGCGGGCCGCGGGATCTGGCGGCGATCTTCTGCGCCAACGTCATCCATATCGCGCCCTGGCGCGTGGCGGAGGGCCTGTTCGCCGGCGCGGGCAGCGGCTTGCGCGCCGACGGCTGGCTCCTGCTTTACGGGCCGTTCAAGCGGGACGGCAAGCACACCGCGCTCAGCAATGCGGTGTTCGACACCAGCCTGCGCGCGCAGGATGCCGAATGGGGCGTGCGCGACGTCGGCGACCTCGAGCGGCTCGCGGCGGGCGCAGGGCTCGTCCTGCGCGAGATTGTCGAGATGCCCGCCAATAACCTGATTCTCGCCTTTCGTCGCCAGCGCGCGGATGACGTCAGCGCATGA
- the soxZ gene encoding thiosulfate oxidation carrier complex protein SoxZ gives MPSTIRVRAIANGDITEVQTLIQHPMDSGFVKDAKGDLIPPHFIQQLTFEHDSKQVFVADWGAAVSKDPYVKFAFKGAKKGDDLKISWVDNKGERDSTTAKIQ, from the coding sequence ATGCCATCGACCATTCGCGTGCGCGCCATTGCCAATGGCGACATTACCGAGGTGCAGACCCTGATCCAGCACCCGATGGATTCCGGCTTCGTCAAGGACGCCAAGGGCGACCTCATTCCGCCGCATTTCATCCAGCAACTGACCTTCGAGCATGACAGCAAGCAGGTTTTCGTCGCCGACTGGGGCGCGGCGGTCTCCAAGGATCCCTACGTGAAGTTCGCTTTCAAGGGCGCCAAGAAGGGTGACGACCTCAAGATCAGCTGGGTCGACAACAAGGGCGAGCGCGACTCCACGACGGCCAAGATCCAATAG
- the soxB gene encoding thiosulfohydrolase SoxB, translated as MQIRRRDFLKTAGTAALAAGLPRLGRAAEGGVYDVERFGNARILHLTDTHAQLLPIYFREPGVNIGIGEMEGRPPHLVGRAFLNRYGIRADSADAYAFTCIEFEKSAQRFGKLGGYAYLKTLIDRLRGDVGPNRSLLLDGGDSWQGSGLANTMRGADMVEATNLLGVDAMTGHWEFTYGEATLRDNLARFKGEFLAQNVFLTEEAAFNDAKAFDPASGRVFKPATIKEVGGYRVAVIGQAFPYVPIAHPKRFTPDWKFGIREEELQKLVDSLRGNDKADAVLLLSHNGMDVDLKLASRVTGIDIILGGHTHDAVPQPVTVKNAGGNTLVTNAGSNGKFLGVLDLELAKGKVVDLRYRLLPVFSELLKPDQGMTALIDKLRSSLTVSWSDKLATADHLLYRRGNFSGPVDQMICDALLAELDGEIALSPGFRWGTTMLAGQALTMEDVLAETAITYGETYSQAMTGAQIKDVMEDVCDNLFNPDPYYQQGGDMVRVGGLTYACAPNEAIGRRISELKLANGRPLEANKRYKVTGWASVNEQNGTPVWDVVAKHLRAGRPPNRAAPGVTLKGVDGNPGIAGQG; from the coding sequence ATGCAAATCCGCCGGCGCGATTTTCTGAAAACGGCCGGCACCGCCGCGCTCGCAGCCGGCCTGCCGCGGCTTGGCCGCGCGGCCGAGGGCGGCGTCTACGACGTCGAGCGCTTCGGCAATGCGCGCATCCTGCATCTCACCGACACCCACGCGCAGCTGCTGCCGATCTATTTCCGCGAACCCGGCGTCAATATCGGTATCGGCGAGATGGAAGGAAGGCCGCCGCACCTGGTTGGCCGTGCCTTCCTCAACCGGTACGGCATAAGGGCCGACAGCGCGGACGCCTATGCCTTCACCTGCATCGAATTCGAGAAGTCGGCGCAGCGCTTCGGCAAGCTCGGCGGCTACGCCTATCTGAAGACGCTGATCGACCGGCTGCGCGGCGATGTCGGACCCAACCGTTCGCTGCTGCTCGATGGCGGCGATAGCTGGCAGGGCTCGGGACTCGCCAACACCATGCGCGGCGCCGACATGGTGGAGGCGACGAACCTGCTCGGCGTCGATGCGATGACCGGCCACTGGGAATTCACCTATGGCGAGGCCACGCTGCGCGACAACCTCGCGCGCTTCAAGGGCGAGTTCCTGGCGCAGAACGTGTTCCTGACCGAAGAGGCGGCGTTCAACGACGCCAAGGCGTTCGATCCCGCCTCGGGCCGCGTGTTCAAGCCGGCCACGATCAAGGAGGTCGGCGGCTACCGCGTCGCCGTGATCGGGCAGGCCTTTCCCTATGTGCCGATCGCCCATCCGAAGCGCTTCACGCCGGACTGGAAATTCGGCATCCGCGAGGAGGAGCTGCAGAAGCTCGTCGACAGCCTGCGCGGCAACGACAAGGCCGACGCGGTGCTGCTGTTGTCGCACAACGGCATGGACGTCGACCTCAAGCTCGCCAGCCGCGTCACGGGCATCGACATCATCCTCGGCGGCCACACCCACGACGCCGTGCCGCAGCCGGTCACGGTGAAGAACGCCGGCGGCAACACGCTGGTCACCAATGCCGGCTCGAATGGAAAATTCCTCGGCGTCCTCGACCTCGAGCTCGCCAAGGGCAAGGTCGTCGACCTGCGCTACCGGCTATTGCCGGTGTTCTCCGAGCTGCTGAAGCCGGATCAGGGGATGACCGCGCTGATCGACAAGCTGCGCAGCTCGCTTACCGTATCGTGGAGCGACAAGCTTGCCACCGCCGATCACCTGCTCTACCGCCGCGGCAATTTCTCCGGTCCCGTGGACCAGATGATCTGCGACGCGCTGCTCGCCGAGCTCGACGGCGAGATCGCGCTGTCGCCGGGCTTCCGCTGGGGCACCACGATGCTCGCCGGCCAGGCGCTGACCATGGAGGACGTGCTGGCCGAAACTGCGATCACCTATGGCGAAACCTATTCGCAAGCGATGACCGGCGCCCAGATCAAGGACGTGATGGAAGACGTCTGCGACAATCTGTTCAATCCCGATCCCTATTATCAGCAGGGCGGCGACATGGTCCGGGTCGGCGGGCTCACTTACGCCTGCGCGCCCAATGAAGCGATCGGCCGCCGGATTTCGGAGCTGAAACTGGCAAACGGCCGCCCACTCGAGGCAAACAAGCGCTACAAGGTCACCGGCTGGGCCTCGGTCAACGAGCAGAACGGCACGCCGGTCTGGGATGTGGTGGCCAAGCACCTCCGCGCCGGCCGGCCGCCGAACCGCGCCGCGCCCGGCGTGACGCTGAAGGGCGTCGACGGCAATCCGGGAATTGCCGGCCAGGGATAG
- a CDS encoding cytochrome c, protein MSSLRDAVRLLCAAVGIAAAPFAHAAEPGHYGYGERATPEQIAGWNIDVRGDDGEGLPPGKGTVQRGSEVYAEQCALCHGTFGEGEGRFPKLAGGVGTLRDDRPEPTVGSYWPFAPTLWDYINRAMPMPTPHSLSSDDVYALTAYILNLNDAVSDDFIADRDSLPKVKMRNRDSFIWTDPRPDTAAKPCMNGCADPADVKVSSTAEGRNLTPRTTGPLDTMQAK, encoded by the coding sequence ATGTCCAGCTTGCGTGACGCTGTGCGCCTGCTTTGCGCGGCGGTCGGCATCGCCGCCGCTCCCTTCGCGCATGCGGCAGAGCCCGGCCATTACGGCTATGGCGAGAGGGCGACGCCCGAGCAGATCGCGGGCTGGAACATCGACGTCCGCGGCGACGATGGCGAGGGGCTGCCGCCCGGCAAGGGCACGGTGCAGCGCGGTTCGGAGGTCTATGCCGAGCAATGCGCGCTCTGTCATGGAACTTTCGGCGAAGGCGAAGGCCGGTTTCCAAAACTCGCCGGCGGGGTCGGGACGCTCAGGGACGACCGCCCGGAGCCTACGGTCGGCAGCTACTGGCCGTTCGCGCCGACGCTGTGGGACTACATTAACCGCGCCATGCCGATGCCGACGCCGCACTCATTGTCATCGGATGACGTTTATGCTTTGACCGCTTATATACTGAACCTGAACGACGCCGTTTCCGATGATTTCATCGCCGACCGGGACAGTTTGCCGAAGGTCAAAATGCGCAATCGCGACAGCTTCATCTGGACCGATCCAAGGCCGGATACCGCCGCCAAGCCCTGCATGAACGGCTGCGCCGATCCGGCCGACGTCAAGGTCAGCTCGACGGCGGAGGGCCGTAACCTGACACCGCGCACGACCGGACCGCTCGACACCATGCAAGCGAAGTAA
- a CDS encoding metalloregulator ArsR/SmtB family transcription factor → MPAGFGADAAADLKKLTRQAGEAAQLLKLLGNEKRLLILCFLAARGEMTVGEIVGVVKLSQSALSQHLGRLRSDGLVAFRRTSQTLHYRVTDARALRLLQVLKEIYCSDLK, encoded by the coding sequence ATGCCGGCCGGCTTCGGTGCCGATGCCGCGGCCGATCTGAAGAAACTGACCAGGCAGGCTGGCGAAGCCGCGCAGCTTCTGAAATTGCTCGGCAACGAGAAGCGGCTTCTGATCCTCTGCTTTCTCGCCGCGCGCGGCGAGATGACGGTGGGCGAAATCGTCGGCGTCGTGAAGTTGAGCCAGTCCGCGCTGTCGCAGCATCTCGGCAGGCTGCGAAGCGACGGCCTGGTGGCGTTCCGGCGGACGTCGCAGACGCTGCACTACCGTGTCACCGATGCCCGCGCGCTGCGGCTGTTGCAGGTGCTCAAGGAGATCTACTGCAGCGACCTGAAGTGA
- the soxC gene encoding sulfite dehydrogenase, with the protein MRPERQDSMDLLPESGGPPARLARRAFLGISAALTGSLAFGAKAGTPEPASPPADAPWSQSLGAGVVDRPYGRPADAEAGVIRRNVPWLTAGTESSVSFSPLQELQGIITPNGLFFERHHAGRPDIDPAQHRLMIHGLVERPLILSMKDIMRFPQVSRIHFIECPANGGMEWRAAQINSLQFNHGMIGCAEWTGVKLSTLLEEVGVKKDAKWVMVEGADGAHMNRSLPLDKCLDDCLVVYAQNGEALRPEQGYPLRLVVPGWEGNVNIKWLRRIKLGEKPWYSREETSKYTDLMPDGTSRGFTWLIDAKSVIIFPCPEKPLQSPGLYEIRGLAWTGTGKVKRVDVSTDGGINWQSARLHEPVLSKALTKFTMPWHWDGRPALLESRVIDETGYVQPTIAQLRKLRGTNSVYHNNSIQTWQVKSDGSVFDVQLA; encoded by the coding sequence ATGCGGCCTGAGCGCCAGGACAGCATGGATTTACTGCCGGAGTCTGGCGGCCCGCCCGCCCGGCTTGCCCGCCGCGCATTTCTGGGCATCAGTGCTGCGCTGACCGGCAGCCTCGCCTTCGGCGCAAAGGCGGGCACGCCCGAGCCGGCCTCCCCGCCGGCCGACGCGCCATGGTCGCAATCGCTCGGCGCCGGCGTGGTCGACCGGCCCTATGGCAGGCCGGCGGACGCCGAGGCCGGCGTGATCAGGCGCAACGTGCCCTGGCTCACTGCCGGCACCGAATCCTCCGTCAGCTTCTCGCCGCTGCAGGAGCTGCAGGGCATCATCACGCCGAACGGTCTGTTCTTCGAGCGCCACCATGCGGGGCGGCCGGACATCGATCCGGCGCAGCACCGGCTGATGATCCACGGCCTGGTCGAGCGGCCGCTGATCCTTTCGATGAAGGACATCATGCGCTTTCCGCAGGTGTCGCGCATCCACTTCATCGAGTGCCCGGCCAATGGCGGCATGGAATGGCGCGCCGCGCAGATCAATTCGCTGCAGTTCAATCACGGCATGATCGGTTGCGCGGAGTGGACCGGCGTCAAGCTCTCGACGCTGCTCGAAGAGGTCGGCGTCAAGAAGGACGCGAAGTGGGTGATGGTCGAGGGCGCCGACGGCGCGCACATGAACCGCAGCCTGCCGCTCGACAAGTGCCTCGACGATTGCCTCGTGGTCTACGCCCAGAACGGCGAGGCGCTGCGCCCCGAGCAGGGCTATCCGCTGCGGCTCGTGGTCCCCGGCTGGGAAGGCAACGTCAACATCAAATGGCTGAGGCGGATCAAGCTCGGCGAGAAGCCGTGGTATTCCCGCGAGGAGACCTCCAAATATACCGACCTGATGCCGGACGGCACCTCGCGCGGCTTCACCTGGCTGATCGACGCCAAATCCGTCATTATCTTCCCCTGCCCCGAAAAGCCGCTTCAAAGCCCGGGCCTCTATGAAATCCGCGGGCTGGCATGGACCGGCACCGGCAAGGTCAAGCGGGTCGACGTCTCCACCGACGGCGGCATCAACTGGCAGAGCGCGCGGCTGCACGAGCCGGTGCTGTCGAAGGCGCTGACCAAATTCACCATGCCTTGGCACTGGGACGGCCGGCCGGCGCTGCTCGAGTCACGCGTCATCGACGAGACCGGCTATGTGCAGCCGACGATTGCGCAACTGCGAAAGCTGCGCGGCACCAACTCGGTCTACCACAACAATTCGATCCAGACCTGGCAGGTCAAGTCAGACGGAAGCGTGTTCGATGTCCAGCTTGCGTGA
- a CDS encoding MFS transporter, which yields MIDVTAGGEIADDARARANVVRLAMAQALAGANSAVIFATGSIIGATIAPDISLATVPLSMFVLGLAVGTLPTGAIARRYGRRVAFIIGTACGVLTGLLGCFAILHGMFWLFCGATFLGGLYGAVSQSYRFAAADGASAAFRPKALSWVMAGGVFAGVFGPQLVQWTMDFWPPYLFAFSFVAQAVVALVAMAILAGVDAPTPAPADLHGGRPLAEIARQPPFIAAALCGIIAYPMMNLVMTSAPLAMKMCGLTVADSNFGIQWHIVAMYGPSFFTGALIARFGAPAVVALGLILEAVAAMIGLSGVTAPHFWATLVVLGLGWNFGFVGASALVLETHRPSERNKVQAFNDFLVFGMMAIGSFSSGQLLANYGWNAVNLVVFPPVLLGLAVLSFSSFAKRRARLVERI from the coding sequence ATGATCGACGTGACTGCAGGCGGGGAGATAGCGGACGATGCGCGGGCACGCGCCAATGTCGTTCGGCTCGCGATGGCGCAGGCGCTGGCGGGGGCGAATTCCGCCGTCATCTTCGCCACCGGCTCGATCATCGGCGCAACGATCGCGCCCGACATCTCGCTTGCGACCGTGCCGCTCTCGATGTTCGTGCTGGGGCTCGCGGTCGGCACGCTGCCGACCGGTGCGATTGCGCGGCGCTATGGCCGGCGCGTCGCCTTCATCATCGGCACGGCTTGCGGCGTGCTGACCGGCCTGCTCGGCTGCTTCGCCATCCTGCACGGGATGTTCTGGCTGTTCTGCGGCGCGACCTTCCTCGGCGGCCTCTACGGCGCGGTGTCGCAATCCTACCGCTTCGCGGCGGCCGACGGCGCCAGCGCCGCGTTCCGTCCCAAAGCGCTGTCCTGGGTGATGGCGGGCGGCGTGTTCGCCGGCGTGTTCGGGCCGCAGCTCGTGCAGTGGACCATGGATTTCTGGCCGCCTTATTTGTTCGCCTTCAGCTTCGTGGCGCAGGCCGTGGTCGCGCTGGTGGCGATGGCGATTCTCGCCGGCGTCGATGCGCCGACGCCCGCACCGGCCGATCTGCATGGCGGCCGGCCGCTTGCCGAGATCGCGCGCCAGCCGCCCTTCATCGCCGCCGCGCTGTGCGGCATCATCGCCTATCCCATGATGAACCTGGTGATGACCTCGGCGCCGCTCGCCATGAAGATGTGCGGGCTCACGGTCGCCGATTCCAATTTCGGCATCCAGTGGCACATCGTGGCGATGTACGGGCCGAGCTTCTTCACCGGCGCCCTGATCGCCCGCTTCGGCGCGCCGGCGGTGGTGGCGCTCGGGCTGATCCTCGAAGCGGTGGCCGCGATGATCGGGCTGTCGGGCGTCACCGCGCCGCATTTCTGGGCGACGCTGGTCGTGCTGGGCCTGGGATGGAATTTCGGCTTCGTCGGCGCCTCCGCCCTGGTGCTGGAGACGCATCGGCCGAGCGAGCGCAACAAGGTGCAGGCGTTCAACGATTTCCTGGTGTTCGGGATGATGGCGATCGGCTCGTTCTCTTCCGGGCAGCTGCTGGCGAATTACGGCTGGAACGCCGTCAACCTTGTGGTGTTTCCGCCGGTCCTGCTCGGGCTTGCCGTGCTGTCCTTTTCGTCGTTCGCCAAAAGGCGAGCGCGGCTGGTGGAGCGGATTTGA
- a CDS encoding nuclear transport factor 2 family protein — protein sequence MPTRARLDEFIAVVESGDHAGAIERFYTEDASMQENTAEPRLGRDNLVARERAVLERTPTVYSKAVASVLDGDRVAIHWNFELTDKEGKTRRFDEVAFQEWRGDRIFRERFFYDPTKVNA from the coding sequence ATGCCCACGCGCGCCCGTCTCGATGAGTTCATCGCCGTCGTCGAATCCGGCGACCATGCCGGCGCGATCGAGCGCTTCTACACCGAGGACGCCAGCATGCAGGAGAACACGGCGGAGCCGCGCCTTGGCCGCGACAATCTGGTCGCCCGCGAACGCGCCGTGCTCGAGCGCACGCCCACCGTCTATTCCAAGGCGGTCGCTTCCGTGCTCGACGGCGACCGCGTCGCCATCCACTGGAATTTCGAGCTCACCGACAAGGAAGGCAAGACGCGCCGCTTCGACGAGGTCGCGTTCCAGGAATGGCGCGGCGACCGCATTTTCCGCGAGCGCTTCTTCTACGACCCGACCAAGGTGAACGCTTGA
- the soxY gene encoding thiosulfate oxidation carrier protein SoxY yields MKRDNGFPATRRLILQGAGLVALAGLGISIAAPAVLAAANDPYPEAAFKQKGDADAIKALYGRTAEASDKVKLDAPEIAENGGVVPISVTTTLDGVTSIAFLASENPNALAAHYRIPEGTLPAVANRLKMAKTCNVIAIVEAGGKLYSATKEVKVTVGGCGG; encoded by the coding sequence ATGAAGAGAGACAACGGCTTTCCGGCGACGCGCCGCCTGATCCTGCAGGGCGCGGGCCTCGTGGCGCTGGCGGGCCTCGGCATCAGCATCGCCGCACCGGCGGTGCTTGCTGCCGCCAACGATCCCTATCCGGAGGCAGCCTTCAAGCAGAAGGGCGACGCCGACGCGATCAAGGCGCTCTATGGCCGGACCGCGGAAGCCTCCGACAAGGTCAAGCTCGATGCGCCCGAGATCGCCGAGAACGGCGGCGTGGTGCCGATTTCCGTCACCACCACGCTCGACGGCGTGACCTCGATCGCGTTCCTGGCCAGCGAAAATCCCAACGCGCTGGCGGCGCATTACCGAATACCGGAAGGCACGCTGCCGGCGGTCGCCAACCGGCTGAAGATGGCCAAGACCTGCAACGTGATCGCGATCGTGGAAGCCGGCGGCAAGCTCTACAGCGCTACCAAGGAAGTCAAGGTCACAGTCGGCGGCTGCGGCGGATAG
- the soxX gene encoding sulfur oxidation c-type cytochrome SoxX, with the protein MIPALTLVIGIAAAGSAQAQSAAAEGQKIAFDRGKGNCLTCHVIKGGDLPGTIGPPLADIKSKYPDRNDLVAIVTDETKRNPLTVMPPFGRNRILTEQEINAVVDFLQTL; encoded by the coding sequence CTGATCCCGGCACTGACGCTGGTGATCGGCATCGCGGCAGCCGGCTCCGCGCAGGCGCAATCGGCCGCCGCCGAGGGACAGAAGATCGCGTTCGACCGCGGCAAGGGCAATTGCCTGACCTGCCACGTCATCAAGGGCGGCGATCTGCCGGGCACGATCGGACCACCGCTCGCCGACATCAAGAGCAAATACCCCGATCGCAACGATCTCGTCGCCATCGTCACCGACGAGACCAAGCGCAACCCGCTGACCGTGATGCCGCCATTCGGCCGCAACCGCATCCTCACCGAGCAGGAGATCAACGCCGTCGTTGATTTCCTGCAGACGCTGTAA
- a CDS encoding DsrE family protein: MHRAIVSLAAAILLSHAFATRAPAAEGKAHHVAFHVDQNDPDVMNQVLNNATNVIEYYRGKNEDVDIDIVTYGPGLTMLRADASPVQDRVRRLKDMVFPGKIQFSACNVTKTAMEKREGHAVAILPEATVVPSGVVHLMELQEQSWSYVRP; encoded by the coding sequence ATGCACCGCGCTATCGTCAGTCTCGCTGCCGCAATCCTGCTGTCGCATGCTTTTGCGACGCGTGCGCCTGCGGCCGAAGGCAAGGCCCATCACGTCGCCTTCCACGTCGACCAGAACGATCCCGACGTGATGAACCAGGTGCTGAACAACGCCACCAACGTGATCGAATATTACCGCGGCAAGAACGAGGACGTCGACATCGACATCGTCACCTATGGCCCCGGGCTCACCATGCTGCGGGCCGACGCCTCGCCGGTGCAGGACCGCGTGAGGCGGCTGAAGGACATGGTGTTCCCCGGCAAGATCCAGTTCTCCGCCTGCAACGTCACCAAGACCGCGATGGAAAAGCGCGAAGGGCACGCGGTCGCCATCCTGCCCGAAGCCACCGTGGTGCCTTCGGGCGTCGTCCACCTGATGGAATTGCAGGAGCAGAGCTGGAGCTATGTCCGGCCCTGA
- the soxA gene encoding sulfur oxidation c-type cytochrome SoxA — translation MRMRLAILFASAALVLAAPTSSRATDAVDPARDAKVFQKYFTDKFPKVTSQEFVNGPYSMDADLHRQWEEKEQFPPYEFSLEAGKEMFSTPFKNGKTYGDCFPDKGIGIRQNYPYFDEKEGQVVTLELALNRCREANGEAPFSYVKDEMASLTAYMAFTSRGKPMNITIPNDPRALAAYQKGKEYFYTRRGQLNFSCANCHVQSPGERIRAEVLAPALGILNAMPIYRSEWSGMGTTSRRFLTCNSQTRAVPLNAQDEEYRDLEYYLSYMSNGLPISGPGARP, via the coding sequence ATGCGCATGCGGCTCGCAATCCTCTTCGCTTCAGCGGCTTTGGTGCTCGCAGCGCCGACCTCTTCGCGCGCCACTGACGCGGTCGATCCGGCGCGCGACGCGAAAGTGTTCCAGAAGTACTTCACCGACAAGTTTCCCAAGGTGACCTCGCAGGAGTTCGTCAACGGACCCTACTCCATGGATGCCGACCTGCACCGGCAGTGGGAGGAGAAGGAGCAGTTCCCGCCCTACGAATTTTCGCTGGAGGCCGGCAAGGAGATGTTTTCGACGCCGTTCAAGAACGGCAAGACCTATGGCGACTGCTTTCCGGACAAGGGCATCGGCATCCGCCAGAACTATCCCTATTTCGACGAGAAGGAAGGCCAGGTCGTCACGCTCGAGCTCGCGCTCAACCGCTGCCGCGAGGCCAATGGCGAAGCGCCCTTCTCCTACGTGAAGGACGAGATGGCCTCGCTCACCGCCTATATGGCCTTCACCTCGCGCGGCAAGCCGATGAACATCACGATCCCGAACGATCCGCGCGCGCTCGCCGCCTACCAGAAGGGCAAGGAATATTTCTACACGCGCCGCGGCCAGCTCAACTTCTCCTGCGCGAACTGCCATGTGCAGAGCCCGGGCGAGCGCATCCGCGCCGAGGTGCTGGCCCCCGCACTCGGCATCCTCAACGCCATGCCGATCTACCGCTCCGAATGGAGCGGCATGGGCACGACCAGCCGCCGCTTCCTGACCTGCAACAGCCAGACCCGCGCCGTGCCGCTCAACGCGCAGGACGAGGAATATCGCGACCTCGAATATTATCTCTCCTACATGAGCAACGGCCTGCCGATTTCCGGCCCGGGAGCGCGGCCATGA